The genomic interval TTTTATTAACATGATACACagaattgtatttttaaatgtacagatTATTTGTGCTAATGAAGTAGTTTTCATGCTTTCAGCAGGAGAGACCCACTGTATGGAAATGGTTTTGTAGTTACATTCATGTTGTAGGAAAGGGAAAATAAAATGCAGGCACCagatttatataaatgtgtgtatgttactCTGATACTGTTTACATTCAAAACATCTGTAAAAATATTGTTTACACAATTGTGAAAATAGATTTGATTCAGGCATTTTATTATTGTGGATTCCAATATTCTGGAATGCAGTTAAAATGGAGGTTCAGATCTGTTCTTGAATTCCTGAGAAAGATAAAGGAAACCTCTGAAATCAGAACTTCTCTGCAGTCCTGATGCAAGTGGAGGAGAGTTAAAAGCAGAGTTTGGGACGACAGCAGAGATCTATGCCTTTCGAGAGGAGCAGGAATATGGCATAGAGACGGTGAAAATCAAAGCTATTGGACGGCAGCGCTTCAAAGTCCATGATATCCGGACACAAGCAGATGGGTGAGAcattaaacacaacacattATACAATGATTCAATATATGGacacatttattattaactttatgttcattttgttacaggattCGTCAGGCAAAGGTGCAGATTTTGCCTGAGAGGATTCTGCTTGACCCTCTAAGTGCACTTCAACTCTCATCTCATGTTCACACACATGTTCCACCTACCAAgcacacacaaccacaaagtcaaGTGCAGCGCTGCCAGACCTACAGACGGGTAATGACATTTTGAAGACagacagaggcatgtttttattaattttattctttgttgttcaatctctctctctctctttatcagaGGAAGTTGTATCCTGCTAGTATGACCCCATGGCCTCCCTGGGTGTATGCCCTGTATGACTCAGTAAGTTTATCAAGATTACAATTCtccacacagatacacacaaacccacatcCAGGTAAACATATGACCACAAGAACAGTAACACATTAACCACAAAAATGGAACAACTagtcatattatttaatgaaatgtaatgtaattttatttccaGTAAATAGTTTCTGTTAGTGTTTATCATCCAAGTTAAGgaaaattttttaaatgtatgattGAGGACTCATTTAACAGATGTAGATAGGCATACCAAATAATGAAGGAATAGAAAAGAATGCTGTGAAATGAACAGCTTTCCAAATTGCTACTGAGGTCAATTTAGTCAGAGCTGgtcttaattatttatattcactTTTACCTGTGCTTGTAATGAGTGACAAAGTAATTCTTTTTAAACGTTAGAATAGATTTTTCCATAGTTTAGGTTTTTAATTTGGGTACATTTTTAATGAGTCCTCATggacaaacattttaaaactgattAACACATGGCACTTCAGTTCATGTGCTCAATGGACATTTTTGTTACTGACTGTGTGTTACAGGAAACTCTAATGAGCAGAGTAAAGAGGCAGCTCCATGAATGGGATGAGAACCTCAAAGATGAATCTCTGCCAACAAATGCTATAGGTTAATATGCAGATATTAACCACATTATAACCTGTGTTATCCATGAACAGCACACTTCATTAAAGCATGCTTTTACATCTGATGTCCACAGAAAGCACTGTTCAGCAGAAAAtatgaactttttttttctgagcatGTTTCTCTGTCCACAGATTTTTCATACAGAGTGGCTGCCTGTTTGCCAATAGATGATGCTTTGAGACTGCAACTGCTTAGGATCGGCAGTGCCATTCAGAGACTGCGCTGTGAGCTGGACATCATGGACAGGGTAAGTGACTGTATGTGGGGGCAAAATTTagattttgtcttttttgtagAGTAAGGTCAAAAACATCAAATCTGTTCATATAttatcattttgtttttcatttcataagtTTGATGATGTTTTGTCTGCTGTGATAGTGCACATCTCTATGCTGCAAACAGTGCCAGGACACAGAGATCACGACCAAGAATGAAATATTCAGGTaagaaacaaagaaattaaaaaacaaataggGATATCACCatcaaattatttaaataaataaattataaataaaataataaataaattaaataaaactgggatacatattttataagaaacagaataaaaaataaatgtgtgagaTATTGTTGCCTGAAAGCTTTCCTTACATTTCAAGACAATGTGAATtgcataattattttatttaggtgTATTAAATTGGACTAGAAAAAAAAGCACTCTGTTTATGTTTAATCACTGATTATTTCAACAATATGAATAGAGCATATTGTTATGTACTGTAAAATCATATATcatgataaatattttcacCCCTGCAAGTGACTcagaatttttttatttgtagtgtACCAGAAGAATATGAATAAGAATTAATttataattctctctctctctctctctctctctctccccccttctttgtagtctgtctctgtatggGCCAATGGCAGCGTATGTGAATCCACATGGTTATGTTCATGAGACATTGACGGTCTACAAGGCTAGCAACCTAAATTTGATTGGAAGGCCCTCTACACTGCATAGTTGGTTCCcagggtgagtgtttgtatttttatgctTTGGAATTTATTGAGTGTGTAGTTTCCAGAGGTGGGTAGTAACGTAATTCATTTTCTCATTTATGTATTTGAGTACGTTTTTGGATAAATTGTACTTATAAGAGTTGTTTTAATGCAGCataatttttacttttacttcagTATATTTGTGAATAAGAAGTGGTACCTTTACTCTGTTACACTGAGCTACATTCTGCTCGCTACTTGTTTCTTATTTTTATCGGTCAGTCCAATGCACAAtctccttgttttgttttgttgaaacttctaacagaggctctgtcacaTGACTGCATCTCACCAATCAACCAATCAGCCACTAGCACCAGTTTGACTCTGTTTCATCAAATAAACAGAGCCAAGCTGTCACATAACTGCACACAAAATTCCAGCTGAAAAGAGCACATAAGCACAGTACAATGGCAGATATAATTGCGTTATGTGCAGACtgctttgttcttcttgttatTCTTTCTAATCTCTGCTTATTGACCCCATTGTTTTGTAATTAAGTTATTCTggctgaatttaatttatgttactttgtaaagatttaatttattattgttttagttgtttaGGAGATATTCTCAGGCTCTGAATTTGttcattgctgttttatatttttgtgcattcagGTGTATTATTTGACATCcttattattaaacaaagaggtTACTCAGCAGTTACTCAGTAGTTGAGTATTTTTTTCACTTAGTATCTTTTACTCATACTCAAGTAATTAATTGGGTGACTACTTTTTACTTGAGTcatattattctaaagtaacaaTACTCTTACTTGAGTACAATTTTTGGCTACTCTACCCACCTCTGGTAgtttctgaatgtttaatatttaattttgtttctaGTCCTAACCTACTGTGTGTTAGCTTATGTGTTGAAACTGGTGATAAATAAAATCAGTGTGCTTATCTTAAAATTAATAAGTGAGCAGTCATAgcacctgaacaccagaacataCAAATCTTCTGAAGCTAAGCAGGTTTGGGCCAGGCCAGCACTTAGAGGGGAGATCTCCAAGGGAAGCTTGGATTGCTGCTGTAAGTGGTGTGGTTGGGGCCAACAGGGGGCACTGTCCCTGTAAACTATGTGGATGCCAATGCCCAAGAGCAGTAATGGGACAATGTACTGAACAAATGATCCTGTCCTTCAGTCGAGACGTGAAACTTAGGTCCTGATTCTTGGAGGTAATAAAAGTTTTACCCCACTTTTAAGTGTTACCCAGATGTCCTGCTTTATCTGCCACTGTGATGTCTCCTAATCATTCCCACTCATCTCCTTTCTACCAGCCAGTTGATGGGTGCTGCATATTGATAGTAGTTTAAATGAATCCCTAATGTCCTCAAGAATGTAAAGTGCTTTCAGTGTATATGTGTAACTATCATGAAACCTTCAAAATAAATTAGCAATAAGTATTGATATGTATGGCATTCAGTGTTGCTGTAGCTCAGTTCTTAGCACCTAAGATCAGAGCTAACTACAAtcattaaaacttaaaaaaccTAAATACCTTTAATTCTCACACAggtttacatgttttatttacacattcatgACTTATGTCACTTTGCATTTTTGCAGCACCAACTGACAAATTTGAAATCTGTGCATTTAGGTATGCGTGGACAATTGCTCAGTGCCGGACATGTGGTTCTCACATGGGTTGGAAGTTCTCAGCTGTGAAAAAGGATCTGAGTCCACAGCGCTTCTGGGGTTTGACTCGCTCTGCTCTCTTACCCACAATCCCTCAAAGCGAGGAGGGTGTGGAGGGTTCACGTCTGCTCTGCCTGTGACCTCAGCATGATCTACGACTTCTCAACTCATCTAACACTTCAGTCCTCCTCCACCTCACCTCAAAACATCACACTCCATcccaagaaaaaacaaagaggGGTAGAGACACTGGGAGAGAATAGGGCTGActggggtaaaaaaaaacaaaacaaaaaaaacaacaagagacagagagaccgaAATACGTCCAAAGGGTCATgagtcagagaaaaaaaaactgctttaaTTAGTTTCCTTTGCAGAGCCAAACCAGGCACCATGGGGCACAGTGCATCACAGTGAATCTTTGAGTCTGTTGCTTATTCAGTCTGAACAAGATGTTCTACTTCTTGCTTTTGCTGTTGTAACAGATACTGCTGAACTCTATCTTTTGGACTGGAGGGTGGGATATTCGATGACGTGTATATTGATGCCCACAAATTATTTTTGTTAACTTAGTTAAATCTCATGCTTGTGAGTATTACTGTGAGTAGAAAAGTTCATCAAAGGATGCCTCTTAGTATTATGTTAATATGAAAAGACTTCTGTGAGGAGGGGGGATTATTTTGTGCAGATACATTTTTGGCTGAAGAAAGATTTAATTAAGTTAATAAACAGCAAGGGGAAACTCTGTTTGATTTATGTGTCATGTGGTACTGGATGCCACAGTAACTATTGGTTGGGATGGATAGTAATTCATTTAGAAAATTACAGAATTAAAGTCGATTCAGGGGCTTGACTCTGTTtgatgtatttttgtatttctacTTTGCCCCATTTCCCCTATTTCTTGTCAATGACAATGATATTGGATGTATGTGTgttaaaacactgaaaagaGTTGGTCAGCAGGTGTTTTAGTAGAGAGGTCAGCATTTTTGGAAACGTCTACTATACATAGAGATCTTAAAGTTTCACGAAATGGAGTACAGATACACTTCACATACAGCCAAAACATTCTGTGCATATGCGTGATgatgaaattaaatatacaaaCCACACTCAACCGGTCACTGACCAACATATCTATAATGATAAGGttcaaatgatttatttattcaaggGATTCAAAATGGTGTCCTATCAAGTATGCTAATAAAATCGTTTTTGGAAAGTTAATTTGTATTAAGTGTACTTAATATGGAAATTAACACCAtatgtctctctcacacacacattatatatatatatatatatatatatatatatatatatatatatatatatatatatatatcagactCGTGAATGAGAGGAAATGCAGCTCAATCAGTGTAGAGTATACTTACTATGTAAGTACAGAATTTGAATacatttgtgtatatttaatattagaAACTGTCTGGGTTTTGAATTAAACAGCAAATATAACTACACAAAGCTTAAGCATATGGAGTATTTGGGTTGAAGCTCTTAAAAATAAGATATAAGCAGTTATAGCATTTTAGGTGGAGTAGGCCTTTCAAACTAAATCATAGAAAGTTAGATATTTGGCGGAATACGCTTTTAAACAGCTATAAAGTTAGATAAAGTAGCATTTGGGCGGAAGAAGCACTTAAACTATAAGCTTACTTTTGGGcgaaataaaccttaaaaacaaaattttatgTAGTTAATTCCATATCGCTAATGTTTATAGAGTCCTAGAATTGCGGTCCTAAAACTGCAATTTTCTCGCCTCCTGTACCGTTAGGGGGCAGGCTCCCGTACTGTGAGAATATAAGCTGATCCGTTTATATTAAAGACCAGCAGAGGGCGATGTTCAACTTAACTCTTCCCCAGCTTCACTGATTGCGTCATCAAAACAAACTTGAGTGAGTCACGTACGAGGCGTAGCCGCGACTCGGCTTCGGTTACTTTCGTAAACATTTACTATTCTTTACTCACTGTTTTTATTGGCgtaatttgtatttgtattatattattgtttACAAGACGAGCTCCGGTGGATGTAAGTCTAAAGGGTCTATGTTGGATGAGTGGTACTGAGGACCGTGTGTTACTGTTCAGATTAGATCAGCGGAAAACATGCCTCTGCCCCCGGAGACCGCGGAGAGGCCGGCGCTGCCGTTAGTCCGCTCTCTGAACAGCCGAATCACGGCGCAGGTTGTGTTCTGTAACCGTTCTCCTCGCACAGTGAAGCTCCTTTGGATCGACTTCCGTGGAGAACCGCAATCGTTCGGAAACCTGCAGCCGCTCAAAGGCAAAAGAGTCACTACATATGTGGGTGAGTTTCTCCCTTTCAagatttaaacatgtttttgtttctgtcacATCACTTTTAGCCTTCTTCATGTGAGTTCCTTTGTTGATCAAAGATTTGTTACGGATTATGGGGTTGTATAAATCTTAATGTTtaacatttgttatttattattattattattattactctttACATAAATCCCTGCAATCTTGTTTATGTCCCTTTCAAAATTAAACAATTCAgtctctcttccccctcctaCCTACCCTCCTTCGGTCTGCCCCTTCTCCTCCCTGCCGTGAACTTGGTCCAGGACAGGGATGTTACCCATTTACATTACACCTACCAATTTGATGATTTATTACTTGTTCTCCAGAGCTGACAGTGGACAATATGTACTTGCTTGTTCACCACTGGGAATACTGCTCTAATTGTCACAACCCCCTTTTTAAGTAACTAAAGTCTATGCCAGTCTAGGGTTCAACAGTTAGTAACATGAATAAAAGACACAAGAAGATTGCATTTAACAAACTCTGTATTGAAACTTAAACATGGCAGATTTAATAAGTTAAACTTCAGTGTGAGCAATACGCcgaaacaacaaacaaaataatctaAGGTACAAACCAAAACTTACTTAcataatcagaaaaaaatagataaaaacaTCATTAACTACCCTGTCTCCCTTCTGTATTAACAGGAGACAAAAGTACAACAAACAGTAAATTGTATTAATCAAATAGGACAGAACTCTAGGGTTTAAAAGATTGACATGTATGCTTTGTGTCATCTCAACAGAAATTTAATGAAAGTAATAGCCATTGTAATAGATTGAGACTGCCTATTGATAGCTGGCTTGTGTTTTACAGGACACCCATGGATGTTTCGTGATGCTGAGAGTGATGACCCAATGTTGGTGAATAATAAGGGGCTATTCTTACCCAGTGCATCAGAAAATGGCCAGGTTTCACTGGTTAACATCACACTACCAGGTGCAATCTCTCAGATTGCCTGTAATTGAGGAGCTTGTCAATTTGAATCATGAAAGTGGGAAAGTAAAATCAGATCTGGGCACTTTCTATGGCACATCTTAGTCAAGTGTAATTGGAGTCCTGAAATATTATATCCAGATTCATGGCAGCCATAAATCGCACTGTAATGAAATGTGTTCATAACCTCCTTGTGACTCTGTGCTTGAATATATGCTTTTGTGTCTGCCATGGCTACTCTTTTTCTAAGAGCTATTGTTTGGACATTTGACAGTTtgtgaatattttttatttatttatttttttactgtgtgtgtgtgtgtgtgcatgacagTGTTTTCCTTGCGAGAGCGCTGTTTGCAGGTAGTGAGACAACTGGTGCGTAGTGAAGATTTCCCTCAGTTAGAAATTGCTCGCTGTCTACAAGAAGAACTTGCTCAGATACCAAGCATTCAAGCTGACCTGCGGCGCATCAGTCAGAGAGTGGAACAAAGACTACTGCAGAACAGAGAGGCGCAAGAAACTTGAAtatgtcatttatttaaatattatatgtatTACTTCACCAATTTGTGCATATCACTAAAGGACAATTTCTCTTACAATGGAATGGACTGTTTCAAAAGATCTGTGTACTTTGCAGGTACACTAttcttgttttttaaaatacacatttctCTTGCTATTCTGTAAATATTGtaaacaaaatatacatttatttgctAAGACCCTGAATTAAGCCAGGGAGCAACAGTGTTATTTTCCTGAATGAAAGCAACTACACttacaaaatgtaatataatattatttcttaggaaattaattattacttgattatatttgtattaaacACACTTGTTGTAAACTTGTATATTTTTCTGTGTGAAGTAGCAGAGTTGGAATGTAGATAATATATAGATAAATAGCCCCCTTCAAATAGACACTAGCATTTCTGCTTCAGAAATGCTTTTATGAACCAAACAAACTTTTGAACATCTGCCAAAAATGGGTTTACATAAGAAGATCACAGCTATCTAGCTAAAATGAAAGGACTTTCCATATTGTGAGTGCATACCATATGTGgatataattttacatttaaatattttttaaacaaatactaTGTTTTTGTACAATAATCTGAATCAAGTTGAGTGTTAGACAAGATAGAATGTTAAAGACAATTCCAGAGTTccagtgaataaaaataacccaaatataacatttaaatatttgttatattGTTCAGTGTTTGTTCTAAAAGTTGTAGATAAGggtttataaatgtttcaagCCATCTGAAACACATCCGTATGCAAATGTTTTGACGTTTCTTGATTTAAGTTAGATTACCATTCCATACAGAGAACACAAAGACTTTCAAAACAAAATTTTTTGAATATATGAATTGGAAAATTATGACTTCTGTAGAATTCATGGCAcgctattatatatatatatatatatatatatatgctcttcaaattaaaaatacactTGCACTGAAAATTTCCACACAGGAAGCGAAAATATCTTGCTTTTTGTAGTTATAAGGCTGTGGCCTGGTTCTAAATTTCCGCTGAGATGAACTGCTTTGACGAGGAGATTCGGTTAGACTAAACTACTTACAATTGTAACGCAATAGTTTAATTGCTTTAAAAAAGTTGTGGCTGTAGAGAAAAGTGAGTAAGAGTAGGACTTATATTGTGGTCGCTATAACCAGTGCAGGTCATTACTGTGTGGTTTATAGGCTGATGGCCGTCCCTTCTTTCAGCGGCCAGGTAAAATTTAGCTAAATAGTACTCACTCGGTAATTAAAAGTAGATATTACGTATATTCACTAGCTGCTTACGGCATTATTAATTTCTACAAATGTTTTGAAACCCGATTTAACGGCTACACCCGAATACGCGGACCAAGTCTACTATTGCTGTACGGCTATAGTTAGCAACGCTGCTAATCATCGGTGGAGGGAAAATTGATTGCGTCTTGTAATTTAAGATGAGCTCGCTGGGTAGTAAATATCATACACTGAGGTTGATGTATTACATACTGGAAAATTATAATACAACACTACTTTGGAGGGCATTTACTGTTTACCCGGATTAGATATTCGTATTTTTTTTCGATTAGGCGCCAAAATAAACTGCTTCTCTATATAATGTGGAAcggaaaacagaacagaaacgaACTAGGTTCATACATTTCTTAATCGTCCTTTCTTATCAAACACGTAACACTTATTCTGGCCACGTTAAGCTCTGCGGTATGTCATTAGTCCTTAATATATCGTCTATATGTTAATCAAATACTtgcacaataaaacattttacagtCAGTCAAATTTTAacccaaatatttaaatataaacaggacCAGGAATTAAGGCTCGTCTTGGACCAATTTACCCAGTATTCAAATGTATAACCCACAAATCTATACAACTTAGTCGTTTAGTTGTAAGTTAAATGCAGTTATCCAGattggtttgatgtgaaagtCCACTGTAGAGAAAGGCATGTAAACATCCTGGGTGTCTGGATCCCATCATCAACACTCAGCATTTCTGACCTTACTATCTTCCCTagaaacacacacttcacatcgaaccactctgaatgacttgttttacatgttaattctaatgattttatttttaaataacgtGTCTAAGAAACAGTATAATAATATCTTAAGTTGTGTTATATCTGTGTCCAGtcctgtgtgtttgtctgtgctgGTATAGAAGTTGTGCAGTGCACCTGAGAGTGGCAGGGAAAAGGAGCTACACCAGTATACCGATAACAGGTTTGGTTAAATCTACAGATCTAGCCTATACGTAACTCTCTTAACATCTAATTAAAATGATCTGTGTATGCATGGTAAGTATGATTGTCAAGCCTGTTGTAACTGGAATTTACTGGAATGTGGcttttatgaatatattttgtatttttacaggtgACCAAACACGGAAATTACCATTACAATTACAagaaaacattatgtaattaattTCTTTAGGGCCCAACTTTGTGTCTGCTGTCTGTCACATTTACTAATTTGTTTTGGTATCTTACAATCTGCTAATGTTGGTTCCAATTTTAATTCTCTGTTTCTTAGTCCTGGCATAATGAACAGTAAAAAGCAGAAGCTGAAGTTTGGTTGGCTCCGTTCATCATTTGGCTCCCCTAGAAAACTCCAGAAAAATGATGTAAACTTGGCTCGGCCCACACTCTGGGGGGATCCTAGGCATGATGAATCAAGTGATGACTGCTCTTCCAGCTTAAACATGTCTACTGGCTCAGTTGATCTAGGAGAACTAGAGAGTATTAAACTCAGCACACCTAAAGGAAGAAAGGCAACATCTTCAAAGAAAATGCGCACTACAAATGTACGCTCACTAGACAGTGGTCCCCGCAGACTGTTTGGACAATATTCCCTGATTTCAGAGGTGAGTAATTTGTGCTTGTATTTGAATGTTTGAGTCTTTCAATGATGAACAAAACTTCTACATCGGCAGGGGATCATGTGTGTTttcggtgtgtgtttgtttacatgttcaGCAAGAGGCACAGTCTAAACAGCAGTCCCCAGTAGGGACCTCAGCAACCCCTCCATCGATGAAACGCAAAAACAGAACTCCAGAAGAGGGGTCAAAATCTATCTACCTCAGAGCACTCACAGAGGCTATTGGGGATGGGGAGTGTAAGTCCCACTCTACCAAAGACAGTGTCAAGAAAACCCAAGCAAAGCAATGCATCATTGAAGCACCTACTGTACTAGCAAAACAAGAGAATACTACCTCCCTTGAATGCTCTATAAGTGATGAGCCAACATCTGTGTCCATCAAAGCAGAAAATCACTATTCTACCCCATTTGTCTTCATAGACACAGAAGAAGGGAACGTggtgaaaacagacaaaagggtatgcaaaaaagaataataacagTTTTTTTAATTGAGCCTGGCCTTTGTACAACACTAACCAAATAAAGGTTAATATTGGGGTCTTAAATAGCATCTACACACATTTGTCCATTTtagcagctccactgaccaaacaggagcactttttattaagttacacactgtagtccacctgttactGTACTGTAAATACAGTGTATTGTACATTAAATCCACCTTTTGTGATATTAACTCTTGCATGGTTTATCCCAATTTGCAGAGAGTAGTTCTGAAAGTGGATGGATCTCCTGATTGGTCAGACGTTGAGGACCCTGTGGAGGCAGATATCTTCTCACAGGATGAGTGTTTGGAACAGCACACTAAGAAGAAAACAGACTGCAAGatggaagaaagaaaaacagaaggtGCTGAAAGTCCACCTCTTTTAGAATATGTACCAAACACTCCTCCAGCTTTCATGCTCTCCCCACAGTCCACATATAGAATGGAAGGGATTAATATGAACCCCTACCCCAGCTACTTAACTCCTACAATTACACAGACCGCAAGGCATCCCCCAGTGTCTTCGAGAGAGCTGTGTTTGTCGTCGAGACAAACCTTCCAAGACAGAGCTCCTGATTCTTCAGCCTCTAGAACTGTATTTATGCCTAAAAGTTCAGTTGTGGCTTTGGGACGAGGTGTCCGATTACAGCAGCCAATCCAGCAAGATTTTTTATCTCCAGATCCATCTGCCTTCTCTATCAGTGCTGCCAAAACAACATCTCCAGCCATACAGCAGAAAGGACTATGTGCGGTTTCTCCTCTAACAAGGAACAGATTCtcagatgcacacacactgtcagtcaGAAGGGCATCTCACACTGGTAAAGGTGCCACTCGTAGGGTATCAGTGGGCTCAGAGCCTCTTTGGTTATCAAACGTAGATTCTTCAAAGGCAGGTACATGGGAATTTGTTGACACTCACTGT from Hoplias malabaricus isolate fHopMal1 chromosome 3, fHopMal1.hap1, whole genome shotgun sequence carries:
- the crbn gene encoding protein cereblon encodes the protein MAAERGGGDNNVHDDMGNQLQLVPENEEEEDDMETEDRDSEDAEKPSIINFDPSLPTSHAYLGSDMEEFHGRTLHDEDSVQSLPVLPHAALILIPGQTLPLQLFRPQEVSMFRNLVSHDRTFAVLAHSPDASGGELKAEFGTTAEIYAFREEQEYGIETVKIKAIGRQRFKVHDIRTQADGIRQAKVQILPERILLDPLSALQLSSHVHTHVPPTKHTQPQSQVQRCQTYRRRKLYPASMTPWPPWVYALYDSETLMSRVKRQLHEWDENLKDESLPTNAIDFSYRVAACLPIDDALRLQLLRIGSAIQRLRCELDIMDRCTSLCCKQCQDTEITTKNEIFSLSLYGPMAAYVNPHGYVHETLTVYKASNLNLIGRPSTLHSWFPGYAWTIAQCRTCGSHMGWKFSAVKKDLSPQRFWGLTRSALLPTIPQSEEGVEGSRLLCL
- the vhl gene encoding von Hippel-Lindau disease tumor suppressor produces the protein MPLPPETAERPALPLVRSLNSRITAQVVFCNRSPRTVKLLWIDFRGEPQSFGNLQPLKGKRVTTYVGHPWMFRDAESDDPMLVNNKGLFLPSASENGQVSLVNITLPVFSLRERCLQVVRQLVRSEDFPQLEIARCLQEELAQIPSIQADLRRISQRVEQRLLQNREAQET
- the tatdn2 gene encoding putative deoxyribonuclease TATDN2 yields the protein MNSKKQKLKFGWLRSSFGSPRKLQKNDVNLARPTLWGDPRHDESSDDCSSSLNMSTGSVDLGELESIKLSTPKGRKATSSKKMRTTNVRSLDSGPRRLFGQYSLISEQEAQSKQQSPVGTSATPPSMKRKNRTPEEGSKSIYLRALTEAIGDGECKSHSTKDSVKKTQAKQCIIEAPTVLAKQENTTSLECSISDEPTSVSIKAENHYSTPFVFIDTEEGNVVKTDKRRVVLKVDGSPDWSDVEDPVEADIFSQDECLEQHTKKKTDCKMEERKTEGAESPPLLEYVPNTPPAFMLSPQSTYRMEGINMNPYPSYLTPTITQTARHPPVSSRELCLSSRQTFQDRAPDSSASRTVFMPKSSVVALGRGVRLQQPIQQDFLSPDPSAFSISAAKTTSPAIQQKGLCAVSPLTRNRFSDAHTLSVRRASHTGKGATRRVSVGSEPLWLSNVDSSKAGTWEFVDTHCHLDMLYAKLGFRGSFQSFRRKYTSSFPSEFRGCIADFCNPRITQKDAIWEGLLREELVWGAFGCHPHFAKEYNTTHEQSIMGAMRHPKTIAFGEIGLDYSHKNSTDSSKQKEVFERQLRLAVSLGKPLVIHCRDADDDLLKIMKKCVPRDYKIHRHCFTNRYSVIEPFLSEFSNLFVGFTALVTYPCAREAQDAVRKIPLNRILLETDAPYFLPRQVSKTMCRFAHPGMGIHTLREISLLKGEPLSTVFQTVRQNTTHIYGL